One window of Populus nigra chromosome 5, ddPopNigr1.1, whole genome shotgun sequence genomic DNA carries:
- the LOC133694570 gene encoding lysine-specific histone demethylase 1 homolog 3-like isoform X1, with amino-acid sequence MTATSLSMSKLHYSLREMESDDLSNCKDLEAKLGSQKGLSKNLLKPRVNKGMEEQKELLGKQIEVGIDSDDNEPIGSLFRLKRPRNPKKVKVVLEKIEVREDKLVTEDEDLGGMDDTLASFKKKLKAPKKGLGSVSAIQNEGDELLDGNVEKKVQNKCKERASKVGSGWKRVRTGGDAAVDDDSEGLGSQGDLLENQEEESLLPGESSSQSLDKLEDSISAFYQKKQLGSVRKSCANSSSKQINRVQCLEARLSPESGVGSGGSKDVDLSTFRSSPVSSVVCKDLEAGDSSHIVANSSLLDSTSRQILNTKNQRLDNGFGETSYCIEENSDRIKGLSVSKDESMKSSDKRHDKSSEVTAEVAAPASPALGSQHGVIEDEETQDPCISDFKGEPMGKPCSPYRIWNESHSAPGNNDGLEAQTLKNGLKLCSVGKVSTRNALEQQSKGVSAACISNAEPQISISSGGREVSASSSPNSQNDLQDLASVPKKENVEISDVRLSPITVTSREVHKCTFSLCMNHNGNSLDYLSINEEANGPSPRSVTPEENESYPEDAVSVPDSDIKDGHLAAVHRAMRKPKKRRLGDMAYEGDADWETLINEQQFLENDQVVESDRSFRTREKSDSSSNSAEAENGGIAAVSAGLKARAAGPVEKIKFKEVLKRKGGLQEYLECRNRILGLWSKDVSRILPLADCGITETPSQNESPRASLIRQIYEFLDQSGYINAGIASEKESAEPSANHNYKLVEEKTFEGNPGASVADLEDGVSFILGQVKSSQNSLEPKDRVPMDNQDLALKALKSGKLVTPMTLDLPNVKECEEWPAEDIKQNSVSNTKLSNGLASLDALSTDPSCTMLDSRTAPVINPELRNGLQSVKSNSCAEMGGSHKLLCDSEDRKKIIVIGAGPAGLTAARHLQRQGFSVTILEARSRIGGRVYTDHSSLSVPVDLGASIITGVEADVTTERRPDPSSLICAQLGLELTVLNSDCPLYDIVTGEKVPTDLDEELEAEYNSLLDDMVLVIAQKGLHAMKMSLEDGLNYALKTRRMAHPGAFFDETESGNAVDALYDSKTCSVDGGAPENSKEEILSPLERRVMDWHFAHLEYGCAASLKEVSLPYWNQDDVYGGFGGAHCMIKGGYSNVVESLGERLPIHLNHVVTDISYGIKDARASVSHRSKVKVCTSNGSEFLGDAVLITVPLGCLKAEAIKFSPPLPQWKRSSIQRLGFGVLNKVVLEFPDVFWDDSMDYFGATAEETDRRGHCFMFWNVKKTVGAPVLIALVAGKAAIDGQRMSSSDHVSHALMVLRKLFGEALVPDPVASVVTDWGRDPFSYGAYSYVAIGSSGEDYDILGRPVENCVFFAGEATCKEHPDTVGGAMMSGLREAVRIIDILSMGTDFTTEVEAMEGAQRHSEVERDEVRDITKRLEAVELSNVLYKNSLDRARLLTREALLRDMFFSAKTIAGRLHLAKKLLNLPVGTLKSFAGTRKGLAMLNSWILDSMGKDGTQLLRHCVRLLVLVSTDLLAVRLSGIGKTVKEKVCVHTSRDIRAIASQLVSVWLEVFRREKASNGGVKLSRHATALESSKRKSFNNSTSGKPPLHAHHGALENSSNLQVSTSTRGPLPSNSNMEKAKSKPETLKCSSRLGIEVEEGNTIAISEEEQAALAAEEAARAAAHAAAQAYASSEAKFSTLVQLPKIPSFHKFARREQYAQMDEYDLRRKWSGGVLGKQDCISETDSRNCRVRDWSVDFSAACANFDSSRMSGDNLSQRSHSNEIASHMSFREQSGESAAVDSSLFTKAWVDTAGSAGIKGYHAIERWQCQAAAADSDFFHRAMHIKDEEDSNTSSRPPTWKHDGRANESSISQVTVNNEPSKHHSRGADRIKQAVVDFVSSLLMPVYKARKIDKEGYKSIMKKISTKVMEKATDVEKAMAVSEFLDSKRKNKIRAFVDKLIENHMAMKAAVEP; translated from the exons ATGACCGCTACCTCCCTTTCCATGTCAAAGCTCCATTACTCTCTCAG AGAAATGGAAAGTGATGATTTGTCGAATTGTAAGGATTTGGAAGCTAAGTTAGGGTCACAGAAGGGTTTGTCAAAGAATTTGTTGAAACCTAGGGTTAACAAAGGAATGGAGGAGCAGAAGGAATTGTTGGGGAAGCAAATTGAGGTTGGTATCGATTCAGATGATAATGAGCCTATTGGGTCTTTGTTCAGGTTGAAGAGACCTAGAAACCCTAAAAAGGTTAAGGTGGTTCTGGAGAAGATTGAAGTTAGGGAAGATAAATTGGTGACCGAGGATGAGGATTTGGGAGGAATGGATGATACACTTGCGAGTTTTAAGAAGAAGTTGAAAGCTCCTAAGAAGGGTTTGGGATCTGTAAGTGCCATTCAAAATGAAGGTGATGAGTTATTGGATGGAAATGTGGAGAAAAAAGTACAAAACAAGTGTAAGGAGAGAGCGAGTAAAGTGGGGAGTGGTTGGAAGAGAGTGAGAACTGGGGGTGATGCTGCGGTTGATGATGATTCAGAGGGTTTGGGATCTCAGGGTGATCTGTTAGAGAACCAAGAAGAGGAAAGTTTGTTGCCTGGTGAGAGTTCAAGTCAGTCTTTGGATAAGTTGGAAGATTCAATATCAGCTTTTTATCAGAAGAAGCAATTGGGTTCGGTGAGGAAGTCTTGTGCAAATTCGAGTTCAAAGCAAATTAATAGGGTTCAGTGTTTGGAGGCCAGATTAAGCCCTGAATCTGGAGTTGGTTCTGGGGGTTCCAAGGATGTGGATTTAAGTACATTCAGATCCAGTCCTGTCTCAAGTGTGGTCTGCAAAGATCTGGAAGCTGGAGACAGTTCCCATATAGTTGCCAATTCGAGTTTGTTAGATTCTACCTCTAGACAAATTTTGAATACAAAAAACCAGAGGCTTGATAATGGGTTTGGTGAAACTTCCTATTGCATAGAAGAAAACTCGGATAGAATCAAAGGGCTCTCTGTGAGCAAGGATGAAAGTATGAAATCCAGTGACAAGAGGCATGATAAATCTTCAGAAGTTACTGCTGAGGTTGCTGCACCTGCATCTCCAGCATTGGGATCTCAACATGGGGTgattgaagatgaagaaacgCAGGACCCATGCATCTCAGATTTTAAAGGGGAACCTATGGGGAAACCTTGTAGTCCATATAGAATTTGGAATGAAAGTCATTCCGCTCCAGGCAATAATGATGGCTTGGAAGCTCAAACTTTAAAGAATGGGTTAAAGCTTTGTTCTGTGGGTAAAGTAAGCACGAGGAACGCATTAGAACAACAATCTAAGGGTGTTTCAGCCGCATGCATTTCAAATGCAGAACCTCAAATTTCAATATCTTCAGGCGGAAGAGAAGTCTCAGCCTCCTCTAGCCCTAATAGTCAAAATGATCTGCAGGATCTTGCTTCAGTtccaaaaaaggaaaatgtCGAAATATCTGATGTTAGGTTATCACCTATTACTGTAACATCCAGAGAAGTCCACAAATGTACATTTTCTTTGTGCATGAACCACAATGGGAACTCCTTAGATTATCTTTCCATCAATGAAGAGGCCAATGGACCATCTCCTCGATCTGTAACTCcagaagaaaatgaaagttaTCCAGAAGATGCTGTATCAGTGCCAGATTCTGACATCAAAGATGGTCACTTAGCAGCTGTACATCGTGCTATGCGGAAGCCCAAAAAGCGTAGACTTGGAGACATGGCTTATGAAGGGGATGCTGATTGGGAGACTTTGATAAATGAGCAACAATTTCTGGAAAATGACCAGGTTGTTGAAAGTGACCGATCTTTTAGAACCAGAGAGAAGTCTGATTCTTCTTCAAATAGTGCTGAGGCTGAAAATGGCGGGATCGCAGCAGTTTCAGCTGGATTGAAAGCACGTGCAGCAGGTCCAGTTGAAAAGATCAAGTTTAAGGAGGTCTTAAAGCGCAAAGGTGGGCTTCAAGAATATTTGGAGTGcag GAATCGGATATTGGGTCTTTGGAGCAAAGACGTTAGCCGTATATTGCCTCTTGCAGACTGTGGCATCACTGAGACTCCTTCCCAGAATGAATCTCCCCGTGCTTCTTTAATAAGGCAAATCTATGAATTTCTTGATCAGAGT GGCTATATAAATGCTGGAATTGCTTCTGAGAAAGAGAGTGCAGAACCTAGTGCCAATCACAATTATAAACTTGTCGAAGAAAAAACTTTTGAGGGAAATCCTGGAGCTTCAGTAGCTGATTTAGAAGATGGGGTCTCCTTTATCCTTGGTCAGGTTAAAAGTTCTCAAAATTCCTTGGAGCCAAAGGACAGAGTTCCAATGGATAACCAAGACCTGGCATTGAAAGCTTTGAAAAGTGGGAAGCTTGTTACTCCAATGACACTGGATTTACCCAATGTCAAGGAATGTGAAGAATGGCCAGCTGAAGATATTAAGCAAAATAGTGTTAGCAATACAAAGTTATCTAATGGGCTGGCCAGTTTGGATGCTTTGAGTACTGATCCATCTTGCACAATGCTGGATAGCAGGACGGCCCCTGTAATAAATCCAGAGTTAAGGAATGGCTTGCAGAGTGTTAAATCTAACTCTTGTGCTGAAATGGGAGGAAGTCATAAATTGCTGTGTGATTCCGAAgacagaaagaaaataattgtcaTTGGAGCTGGTCCTGCTGGCTTAACTGCTGCACGTCACTTGCAACGTCAGGGTTTTTCTGTCACTATACTCGAGGCTCGGAGTAGAATAGGTGGTCGTGTTTATACAGATCACTCATCTCTTTCAGTCCCTGTAGATCTTGGGGCTAGTATTATAACTGGAGTTGAGGCTGATGTGACTACTGAAAGAAGACCAGACCCTTCCTCATTGATTTGTGCTCAGTTGGGCCTTGAGCTGACTGTGCTAAATAGTGACTGTCCTCTTTATGATATTGTGACTGGAGAAAAGGTTCCTACAGATCTGGATGAAGAATTGGAAGCAGAGTACAACAGCCTTCTTGATGACATGGTCTTGGTTATTGCTCAGAAAGGGCTACATGCTATGAAAATGTCTCTGGAGGATGGTTTAAACTATGCCCTCAAGACACGTCGCATGGCACACCCTGGAGCCTTTTTCGATGAAACTGAATCAGGAAATGCAGTGGATGCTTTATATGATTCCAAAACTTGTAGTGTTGATGGTGGAGCTCCTGAGAATTCTAAAGAGGAGATTCTGAGTCCTCTTGAGAGGAGGGTTATGGATTGGCATTTTGCTCATTTGGAGTATGGTTGTGCTGCTTCTCTCAAGGAAGTTTCGCTTCCCTACTGGAATCAAGATGATGTTTATGGAGGATTTGGAGGAGCTCATTGTATGATTAAAGGGGGTTACAGCAATGTTGTCGAGTCTCTTGGGGAACGACTCCCCATTCACTTGAACCATGTAGTCACAGATATTTCATATGGCATCAAAGATGCTAGAGCAAGCGTGAGTCATCGTAGCAAAGTCAAAGTCTGCACCTCGAATGGTAGCGAGTTTTTGGGAGATGCTGTGCTGATTACCGTGCCTCTTGGGTGCCTGAAAGCAGAAGCCATCAAGTTTTCCCCTCCATTACCGCAATGGAAACGTTCTTCCATTCAGCGACTTGGTTTTGGAGTTCTTAATAAAGTAGTCCTTGAATTTCCAGATGTTTTCTGGGATGATTCAATGGATTACTTTGGTGCGACTGCTGAGGAAACTGATCGGAGGGGTCATTGTTTTATGTTCTGGAATGTCAAGAAAACTGTTGGGGCTCCTGTTCTTATAGCCCTAGTGGCTGGTAAGGCAGCTATTGATGGCCAAAGAATGAGCTCATCTGATCATGTAAGTCATGCACTAATGGTTCTTCGTAAACTTTTTGGGGAGGCTTTGGTACCTGATCCAGTTGCATCAGTGGTGACTGATTGGGGCAGGGATCCTTTCAGCTATGGTGCTTACTCCTATGTTGCCATTGGATCATCTGGAGAAGACTATGATATATTAGGGAGGCCTGTTGAGAACTGTGTATTTTTTGCGGGTGAAGCCACCTGCAAGGAGCATCCAGACACGGTTGGTGGTGCTATGATGAGTGGACTCCGGGAGGCAGTGCGTATAATTGACATATTGAGTATGGGAACTGATTTTACGACAGAAGTAGAGGCAATGGAGGGGGCACAGAGACACTCAGAGGTTGAACGCGATGAAGTTAGAGACATAACAAAGAGACTTGAGGCAGTTGAGCTGTCCAATGTATTGTATAAGAATTCTCTAGATCGGGCCAGGCTTTTAACCAGGGAAGCTTTATTACGAGACATGTTCTTCAGTGCAAAAACCATCGCAGGACGTTTGCATCTGGCCAAAAAATTGTTGAATCTTCCTGTTGGAACTTTGAAGTCCTTTGCTGGGACCAGGAAAGGGCTTGCTATGCTCAACTCATGGATTCTg GACTCAATGGGGAAGGATGGGACTCAACTCTTGCGTCATTGTGTTCGTCTTCTTGTGCTTGTTTCAACTGATTTACTTGCTGTGCGTTTGTCAG GCATAGGGAAAACAGTGAAAGAAAAAGTGTGTGTGCACACAAGCCGTGATATACGTGCCATAGCAAGTCAGCTGGTTAGTGTGTGGCTTGAAGTCTTCCGCAGGGAAAAAGCTTCAAATGGTGGGGTAAAGTTATCAAGGCATGCAACTGCATTGGAGTCTTCGAAGAGGAAATCTTTCAACAATTCAACCTCAGGAAAGCCACCTTTGCACGCTCATCATGGTGCTTTGGAGAATAGTAGCAATCTGCAGGTTTCTACATCGACTAGAGGCCCCTTGCCATCAAACTCTAACATGGAAAAAGCAAAGAGCAAGCCAGAAACTCTGAAATGCTCAAGCAGACTGGGTATTGAGGTAGAGGAGGGTAACACGATTGCCATCTCTGAAGAAGAACAGGCTGCCTTAGCTGCAGAGGAGGCAGCTCGTGCTGCTGCCCATGCAGCTGCCCAG GCATATGCATCATCAGAAGCCAAGTTTAGCACATTGGTGCAGCTGCCTAAGATACCCTCATTTCACAAATTTGCTAGACGGGAACAATATGCACAGATGGATGAATATGATCTCAGAAGAAAGTGGTCTGGTGGTGTTCTGGGAAAACAAGACTGTATATCAGAAACTGACTCAAGAAATTGCAGGGTTAGGGACTGGTCTGTTGATTTCTCTGCTGCCTGTGCTAACTTTGATAGTTCAAGAATGTCGGGTGATAACCTATCTCAGCGGAGCCATTCAAATGAGATTGCTTCACATATGAGTTTTAGAGAGCAGTCTGGAGAAAGTGCAGCGGTGGACAGTAGCCTTTTTACAAAAGCATGGGTGGATACTGCTGGTAGTGCAGGGATAAAGGGCTATCATGCCATTGAGAGATGGCAATGTCAAGCAGCGGCAGCTGATTCAGATTTTTTCCATCGGGCCATGCATATAAAAGATGAAGAGGATTCAAACACAAGTTCTAGACCACCTACCTGGAAGCATGATGGACGAGCAAATGAGAGCTCCATCTCACAGGTCACTGTAAACAACGAGCCATCAAAACATCATTCTCGAGGTGCTGATCGTATTAAACAGGctgttgttgattttgtttcatCATTGCTCATGCCTGTTTATAAGGCAAGGAAAATTGACAAGGAGGGGTACAAAtcaataatgaagaaaatatcaactaag GTCATGGAGAAGGCTACAGATGTAGAAAAAGCCATGGCTGTTTCTGAGTTTCTTGATTCCAAGCGCAAGAATAAG ATTCGTGCCTTTGTGgataaattgattgagaatcacATGGCAATGAAGGCAGCTGTTGAACCTTGA